The sequence TGCAAAATCGTTGCCTGAGTCTGTGTGAGTGTAGGCGGCTCACAGCCTATAGCTACATTCTGGTCTGGGTGGGTTGCGGCATCAACCGGGAGGTGAGTTGCTTGCAATTCTTGCTCACGCAACAGTTCTAGCGCTTTTTCGATCACCTGCGAGTGTGAGCTAAAAGCGTGATTGTGCTGATAGTCTTCTACAAACGCCAGCAAAGACTGCGACAGGGAAATCGATAGCTTAGTAACCTGCATCGGCACACATCCCATTGAGAATAGGCGTACTAATAGGATAGTTTTACACTTTATATTGCCATTATGGCCCATAAAACTAGGTCTGCCCGTTCCATCTTCAACAGGCAGACCCTTATCCTCAGCCTTGGCGTCTAGCGTTCATCAGAGCGATCGCTCACGATTAGTTCAGACGTGATGGGTTCAGGGCGATCGCTGCTCACCAGTGCCTCACTGCCAGGAATCGACTTGCTGACCACCACCCGTTCCATCTGCTCCGGTGGAATCAGGTCTGGCTTTTGGGGAATAGGGGCAAACATGCCAACCCGAACGGCTAGGGGCATCCAGATATCTTGGTGTTTCTCCGAGCGGGATAGACCAGCCTGAAGCCCTGTCTTCGACCACGTTTGAGCAACTTGTAGCCCGTCAAAGCCATTGACGAAGTTGTTGAGAGCCACTTGTAGCGATGCTGCTGGGTTGAGGGTGACCCAAGTACCATTTTCTAGCTCGCGTACTTCAAAGTGCAGGTGAGGGCCGGTGGAGTTGCCGGTGCTGCCAACCCGTCCCACCACATCACCCTGGGCCACCGTATCGCCCGGCTTCACAAAAATTTCGGATAGGTGGGCATAGAGGGTTTCCTGGGTGCCGTCGTTGTGCGTCAAAACGACGGTCAACCCATAGCCTTGAAGAAACTCAGCGGTGACCACTTGTCCACTAAAGGCTGCCACCACCGGCGCTCCCATGGGCGCTCCTAGGTCAATCCCCGAGTGGAATCGGGCATCACCGAAAATGGGATGCTGCCGCCAGCCAAAGAGGGAGGTAATGGGAGCTGGAATGGAGAGGGGGAAAAGCAGGCTGCGATCGCCATTACTAGGCTGGCTGATGGGGCGAGTCGTAACGTTGTAGAAATTATCGAAGGAAGGAATTGGGTTGAGGCTAACGCCGTCTGGCCCGACTGAAACGGGGCCAAGGTTGACCGACTGCCCGCTGCTGCTAGCCGATGGCGCACAGAGAGACGCCAGGTCTTGCCCGCGTTCTAGGGTCGTTTGGCAGCCGGTGGAGCGCTCGGATAGAACGACGGAGCCAACTTGATCGGGGGCATAGGTTGCGCCGAGGTTGTAGTCATTGGCGCTGTCAATATCGCTGCCGCCGGCCAAGCTAGGCGGGCTTTGCATCAGATCATCCACCGACATGGGCGCTGACACATCAGCTCCATTGTCCTCAAACATGACATCCGGAGTGTTGGAGTAGATGGGCTGAGACGCTTCGGAGACGGGGCGCTCAGACGGCATGGGCACAGAGTCTAGCAGATCGTTGGCCGAAGGAACCTCTTGCACCTCGGTGGAATAATCAAGCTCCAGGCCTGGATCGAGGTCAGCGGCGGTTTGAGCGATCGCTGCACTGTGGACCAAAAGACTTGCCCCGCCAATGAGGCAAGCGGCACCCACGCGCTGGGGAGTCCATTGAATCAGGCTAGATGAAACAGACTGAAAAGAACGTCGCTGAGTCATTGCGGATTATCACTTGGCATAGCACTGAAGAACGCGATCGAACGTATCACCTGATCTCTCATTTCAGAGAAATATTGATCTGTCCGCATGATGACCGATGGGATGACGAACGATCGTCCTACTATCGGTTCATTAGGTTGGGGGATACCAGCCTTGGGACGAGCACAGGGGAGGTGAATGAGTTAAGACAAAGAATAATCTCGAATTATCCTAGCGAATCATCGCAGTACAACACAAACTGTAACACTCCAAGGAACATCTCGGTATCATCCGGTTGGCAGGCGAGAACCCCTGGGTGTAGATCGTTGATGTCCTCCCAAAAGTTCCCGAGCGATCGCTTCTGGTTCATCCAGGGGCCTAGAGGCTACTCCAGCAGTGTCGATTCGTAGGCGCGGCAATCCTGGCAGGGACCGGTAGGATTCACGGCACAGCGCACATAGGGCGATCGCGCATTTAAGCGGCAACTGATATCACCCATCACATAGCCTAAGCCTTCCACATACTGGCGATCGGGGTGGTGTTCTAGGGATGGCAGCCCCCGAGATGCCAGCGAGTCGAGGGCTAATTGCAGCCGTGCCTGGGCACGAGCATCGGCCCGGCGCAGGACGAGCCAAGAGGCGATGGATGGCGAGAGTCCAATCAAGAGAATGAGC comes from Candidatus Obscuribacterales bacterium and encodes:
- a CDS encoding M23 family metallopeptidase encodes the protein MTQRRSFQSVSSSLIQWTPQRVGAACLIGGASLLVHSAAIAQTAADLDPGLELDYSTEVQEVPSANDLLDSVPMPSERPVSEASQPIYSNTPDVMFEDNGADVSAPMSVDDLMQSPPSLAGGSDIDSANDYNLGATYAPDQVGSVVLSERSTGCQTTLERGQDLASLCAPSASSSGQSVNLGPVSVGPDGVSLNPIPSFDNFYNVTTRPISQPSNGDRSLLFPLSIPAPITSLFGWRQHPIFGDARFHSGIDLGAPMGAPVVAAFSGQVVTAEFLQGYGLTVVLTHNDGTQETLYAHLSEIFVKPGDTVAQGDVVGRVGSTGNSTGPHLHFEVRELENGTWVTLNPAASLQVALNNFVNGFDGLQVAQTWSKTGLQAGLSRSEKHQDIWMPLAVRVGMFAPIPQKPDLIPPEQMERVVVSKSIPGSEALVSSDRPEPITSELIVSDRSDER
- a CDS encoding DUF6464 family protein translates to MVIALLILLIGLSPSIASWLVLRRADARAQARLQLALDSLASRGLPSLEHHPDRQYVEGLGYVMGDISCRLNARSPYVRCAVNPTGPCQDCRAYESTLLE